A window of Alphaproteobacteria bacterium contains these coding sequences:
- a CDS encoding S24 family peptidase translates to MDLDPVRIRLLQLIQDGGTDLKHASLAVGRNAAYLHQFIFRGTPKVLPEDLRSALAAFLGVDENELRHAVIPPRKARSADSSSGRANEAPARSRKTPDGFSPVSEVDVRASAGHGVINDGLEETKETWLFPDPVIRHEFRAKASDLRMITIDGDSMEPLLASGDRILIDTSQKVPVPPGIFVIWDGMGLVAKRVEHIPHSDPPQVIIRSVNPEYQTYERTAEEVNIVGRVIWTARRL, encoded by the coding sequence ATGGACCTCGATCCCGTCCGCATCCGACTGCTTCAGCTCATTCAGGATGGGGGCACCGACCTCAAGCATGCCTCCCTCGCCGTTGGGAGAAATGCGGCTTACCTGCACCAGTTCATCTTCCGGGGAACCCCCAAGGTGCTGCCGGAAGACCTGCGAAGCGCGCTGGCCGCGTTTCTGGGAGTGGACGAGAACGAGCTGCGCCACGCCGTCATTCCACCCAGAAAGGCGCGTTCGGCAGATTCATCATCAGGCCGTGCGAATGAGGCGCCTGCTCGCTCACGAAAGACCCCGGATGGCTTTTCACCGGTCTCAGAGGTCGATGTCCGTGCTTCTGCCGGTCATGGGGTGATCAATGACGGCCTCGAAGAAACAAAGGAAACCTGGCTGTTTCCCGATCCGGTGATCCGTCACGAGTTCAGGGCCAAGGCCTCTGATCTTCGAATGATCACCATTGATGGCGATTCCATGGAGCCTCTTCTCGCCAGCGGGGATCGCATTCTCATCGATACCAGTCAGAAGGTGCCGGTGCCCCCCGGTATCTTTGTCATTTGGGATGGCATGGGACTTGTGGCCAAGCGCGTCGAACACATTCCCCACTCGGATCCACCGCAGGTCATCATCCGCTCGGTCAACCCGGAATATCAGACCTATGAGCGCACTGCCGAAGAGGTCAATATCGTGGGCCGGGTCATTTGGACGGCGAGGCGGCTGTGA
- a CDS encoding recombinase family protein, translating into MKTAPFRKLRCAIYTRKSSEEGLDMEFNSLDAQRESCEAYIASQKQEGWLPVADRYDDGGFSGGNLERPGLKRLLADIEAGKVNVVVVYKIDRLSRSLMDFSKLVEVFDRHGVTFVSVTQSFNTTTSMGRLTLNILLSFAQFEREVIGERIRDKFAASRKKGMWMGGNPPLGYDVVNRKLVVNQEEAKLVRHIFARFLKIGSATLLVKELSADGYRTKSWTTQGGRQREGRPLNKNNIYKMLNNRLYLSEAVHKGTSWPGEHEAIIDAATWDKVRAVLADKSPNVRAGDSRSATPAPLKGLIHCGHCGRAMAPTYTRKQGRLYRYYTCMKAIRSGHGECPVRSVAAGEIEAAVIGQVRALLKAPEIQARVERLAAGIPPDSVHSALTDFDRLWDELFPAEQARILELLVEKVAVHPGDVELKLRIDGLASVVADMNSQRKRKAA; encoded by the coding sequence ATGAAAACCGCCCCCTTCCGCAAGCTGCGCTGCGCCATCTACACCCGGAAGTCCTCGGAAGAGGGCCTCGACATGGAATTCAATTCGCTCGACGCCCAGCGGGAATCCTGCGAAGCCTATATCGCCAGCCAGAAACAGGAAGGCTGGCTGCCGGTGGCTGATCGCTACGACGACGGCGGCTTCTCGGGCGGCAATCTGGAACGCCCTGGCTTGAAGCGCCTGCTGGCTGACATCGAGGCAGGCAAGGTCAATGTGGTCGTGGTCTACAAGATCGACCGATTGAGCCGGTCCTTGATGGATTTCTCTAAGCTGGTCGAGGTCTTCGACCGCCACGGCGTCACCTTCGTCTCTGTGACACAATCTTTCAACACCACGACCAGCATGGGGCGCCTGACGCTCAACATCCTGCTCAGCTTCGCGCAGTTCGAGCGCGAAGTGATCGGCGAGCGCATCCGCGACAAATTCGCGGCCAGTCGCAAGAAGGGGATGTGGATGGGCGGCAATCCACCCCTTGGCTACGACGTCGTCAACCGCAAGCTGGTGGTCAACCAGGAAGAGGCCAAGCTGGTCCGCCACATCTTCGCCCGGTTCCTGAAAATCGGCTCGGCCACCCTGCTGGTCAAGGAATTGTCAGCGGACGGATATCGCACCAAGAGCTGGACCACCCAGGGTGGGCGCCAGCGCGAGGGCCGCCCGCTTAACAAGAACAACATCTACAAGATGCTGAACAACCGGCTTTACCTGAGCGAGGCGGTTCACAAGGGAACAAGCTGGCCCGGCGAGCACGAAGCGATCATTGATGCTGCAACGTGGGACAAGGTACGCGCCGTGCTGGCCGACAAATCGCCCAACGTGCGCGCTGGCGATTCCCGCTCGGCAACACCTGCGCCGCTGAAAGGCCTGATCCATTGCGGCCATTGCGGGCGGGCCATGGCCCCCACCTATACCCGCAAGCAGGGGCGGCTATACCGCTATTATACCTGCATGAAGGCAATCCGGTCCGGACACGGCGAATGCCCGGTGCGCTCGGTGGCAGCGGGCGAGATCGAAGCCGCCGTCATCGGACAGGTTCGCGCCCTGCTGAAGGCCCCAGAAATCCAGGCCCGGGTCGAACGGCTGGCTGCGGGCATTCCGCCCGACAGCGTGCACAGCGCACTTACGGACTTCGACCGCCTGTGGGACGAACTGTTCCCCGCCGAGCAGGCCCGCATCCTGGAGCTTTTGGTCGAGAAGGTGGCCGTCCATCCCGGCGACGTCGAACTCAAACTTAGGATCGACGGGCTGGCCAGCGTGGTGGCCGACATGAATTCGCAGAGGAAAAGGAAAGCGGCATGA
- a CDS encoding DUF3572 domain-containing protein, with protein MTVEDAETIALKAMAYIAADEELMPRFINLTGCSSIEDIRDRLADRSFLGSVLDFILGNEPTTIAFSESQSMAPEIPMLARAKLP; from the coding sequence ATCACCGTGGAGGATGCCGAGACGATCGCACTCAAAGCCATGGCCTATATCGCTGCTGACGAAGAACTGATGCCCCGTTTCATCAACCTGACTGGCTGCAGCAGCATCGAAGACATACGGGATCGTTTGGCGGACCGTTCCTTTTTAGGCTCGGTGCTCGACTTTATTCTAGGTAATGAACCGACCACGATTGCATTTTCCGAGAGCCAGTCGATGGCGCCAGAAATACCAATGTTGGCTCGTGCAAAACTGCCTTGA
- a CDS encoding DEAD/DEAH box helicase family protein, producing the protein MLDIRNRLSALEAERIALEERLADLLSPQKELHVPASVLSAVGLVTGNSSPADKVSLFRSLFRGREDVFPKRWTNLKSGKSGYSPACANEWVTRLCGKPKVKCTDCPNRRFLPVTDAVVAQHLRGEGLDGRDFTIGVYPLLADETCWFLAADFDKTSWRDDISAFLETCRIKGIPAAVERSRSGNGGHVWIFFADPVPAGLARRLGAHILTETMERAPDLGFGSYDRFFPNQDTMPSGGFGNLIALPLQHRPREAGNSVFLDAKFEQYPDQWRYLSEIRKMTLAEVSALTEEAGRQGRILGVRLPMDEDDEEPWLAPPSRRKPEIPVGGPLPEAIDMVLGNQIYIDRTPLPPALVNRLVRLAAFQNPEFYSAQAMRLPTFGTPRIIGCAELLSHHVALPRGCRDQAEALLASLGIGIRCRDERHVGHPVETAFVGSLTLEQQAAADALLRHDTGVLAATTAFGKTVVAAYAIAARKTNTLVLVHRRQLLDQWIARLSTFLDLPPKSIGQIGGGKRKPGGIVDVAIIQSLVRKGEVDDLVGNYGHLVVDECHHLSAVSFEAVARRCKAKYVLGLSATVTRKDGHHPIIFMQCGPVRFRVDAKRQAAQRPFGHRVILRHTGFTLPPEMTSDRPAIQDVYSALAKDDARNALIFDDVLTSLEARRSPVILTERKEHALLLAEQLSRFARNVIVLHGGMGIKSRRAVTEHLEAIAENEERVLIATGRYIGEGFDDARLDTLFLTMPISWRGTLAQYAGRLHRLHPGKREVIVYDYVDDTVPVLARMSSKRIRGYDSLGYSVSAVCS; encoded by the coding sequence ATTCTCGATATCAGGAATCGCCTTTCTGCGCTGGAAGCGGAACGGATTGCTCTGGAGGAAAGGCTTGCCGATCTTCTGTCGCCCCAGAAAGAACTCCATGTACCCGCCTCTGTTCTCTCTGCCGTTGGATTGGTAACGGGAAATTCCTCACCCGCAGACAAGGTCTCTCTGTTTCGCTCGCTGTTTCGGGGACGGGAGGATGTCTTTCCAAAGCGCTGGACCAATCTGAAAAGCGGAAAGTCTGGCTATTCGCCGGCCTGCGCCAACGAATGGGTAACGCGCTTGTGCGGCAAGCCCAAGGTTAAGTGCACAGACTGCCCCAACCGCCGCTTTCTACCTGTGACCGATGCCGTCGTCGCGCAGCATCTGCGTGGCGAAGGGCTGGACGGGAGGGACTTCACTATTGGCGTCTATCCTCTGTTGGCAGATGAAACCTGCTGGTTTCTCGCCGCCGACTTCGACAAGACGTCCTGGAGAGACGATATCTCAGCCTTTCTGGAAACATGCCGGATCAAGGGCATCCCGGCAGCCGTGGAGCGCTCCCGGTCCGGCAACGGCGGACACGTTTGGATTTTCTTCGCCGATCCTGTCCCCGCTGGCCTAGCTCGTCGATTGGGGGCGCATATCCTGACCGAGACAATGGAACGCGCCCCTGACCTCGGCTTTGGATCCTACGACCGCTTTTTCCCCAACCAGGACACCATGCCGTCTGGCGGGTTCGGTAACTTAATTGCTCTGCCTTTGCAGCACCGCCCCCGTGAGGCCGGAAACAGCGTCTTTCTTGATGCCAAATTCGAGCAGTATCCCGATCAGTGGCGCTACCTGTCAGAGATCCGAAAAATGACTTTGGCTGAAGTGTCCGCCCTGACCGAGGAGGCTGGCCGCCAGGGACGCATCTTGGGCGTACGCCTACCGATGGACGAGGATGACGAGGAACCCTGGCTGGCGCCGCCATCCCGGCGCAAGCCGGAGATTCCGGTTGGCGGCCCCTTGCCTGAAGCAATCGACATGGTACTGGGCAATCAAATCTACATTGACCGCACGCCCCTTCCGCCTGCTCTGGTAAATCGGCTCGTTCGTCTAGCCGCGTTCCAGAACCCCGAATTTTACAGCGCTCAGGCTATGCGCCTGCCCACCTTCGGCACTCCTCGTATCATTGGTTGTGCAGAATTATTGTCTCATCATGTGGCGTTGCCCCGTGGCTGCCGCGATCAGGCGGAAGCATTGCTTGCCTCGCTGGGGATCGGCATCCGCTGCCGTGACGAACGCCATGTCGGCCATCCCGTCGAGACGGCTTTCGTCGGCAGCCTGACGCTGGAGCAGCAGGCCGCTGCCGATGCTCTGCTGCGGCACGATACCGGGGTGCTGGCGGCAACTACGGCTTTCGGCAAGACGGTTGTCGCCGCCTATGCCATTGCTGCCCGCAAGACCAATACGCTGGTTCTGGTCCATCGCCGACAACTCCTCGATCAATGGATCGCCCGGCTTTCCACTTTTCTCGATCTTCCGCCCAAGTCCATCGGCCAAATCGGCGGCGGCAAACGCAAGCCTGGCGGCATCGTTGATGTCGCCATCATTCAGAGCTTGGTGCGCAAGGGCGAAGTCGATGACCTTGTCGGCAACTACGGCCATCTGGTGGTTGATGAATGCCACCACCTTTCGGCAGTCAGTTTCGAGGCGGTAGCGCGCCGCTGCAAGGCTAAATATGTTCTTGGTCTATCGGCAACAGTCACCCGCAAGGATGGGCATCACCCAATCATCTTCATGCAGTGTGGCCCAGTACGGTTCCGGGTCGATGCCAAACGTCAGGCGGCCCAGCGCCCGTTTGGACACCGGGTAATTCTTCGCCATACCGGGTTTACACTGCCGCCGGAGATGACCTCCGACCGTCCGGCGATCCAGGATGTATACAGTGCCCTGGCCAAGGATGATGCACGTAACGCGCTGATCTTCGACGACGTCCTGACATCGCTGGAGGCGAGACGCTCTCCGGTGATCCTAACCGAGCGCAAGGAACATGCATTGCTGCTGGCGGAACAGCTATCGCGCTTTGCTCGCAACGTCATCGTGTTGCATGGAGGTATGGGGATAAAGTCGCGGCGCGCTGTGACAGAACACTTGGAGGCGATCGCGGAGAACGAGGAGCGGGTGCTGATCGCCACTGGCCGCTACATCGGCGAAGGCTTTGACGATGCCCGACTCGACACGCTGTTCTTAACTATGCCTATCTCCTGGCGCGGCACACTGGCCCAATATGCCGGTCGTCTGCATCGCCTCCATCCTGGGAAGCGCGAGGTGATCGTTTATGACTACGTGGATGATACTGTCCCGGTTCTGGCGCGCATGAGCAGCAAGCGGATCAGGGGATATGACAGCCTGGGATATTCGGTTTCGGCAGTCTGTAGCTGA
- a CDS encoding DUF2924 domain-containing protein yields MTDNAVLARLAALKQTPTPGLKNLWRELHGKEPPPYNRRFLESRLAYRIQELAYGGLKPETIRRLEEMADDLDSGNVLKRKPLANNRPISGTRLVREWQGVDHQVTVLDEGFEYQGRPYKSLSAIARAITGTRWNGLIFFGLKNHRKHSA; encoded by the coding sequence ATGACCGATAATGCCGTGCTGGCCAGGCTGGCTGCCCTTAAACAAACGCCGACGCCGGGCCTCAAGAATCTCTGGCGGGAACTTCATGGCAAGGAGCCGCCGCCCTATAACCGCCGTTTCCTCGAAAGCCGCCTGGCCTATCGCATCCAGGAACTGGCCTATGGCGGCTTGAAGCCCGAGACCATCCGCCGGTTGGAGGAAATGGCCGATGACCTGGATAGCGGCAATGTGCTGAAACGCAAGCCGCTGGCCAACAACCGGCCCATCTCCGGAACGAGGTTGGTCCGCGAATGGCAGGGCGTCGACCATCAGGTCACCGTCCTGGATGAAGGCTTCGAATATCAGGGCCGCCCCTACAAATCGCTTTCTGCCATTGCCAGGGCCATCACAGGTACCCGCTGGAATGGCTTGATCTTCTTTGGGCTCAAAAATCATCGGAAGCACAGCGCATGA
- a CDS encoding recombinase zinc beta ribbon domain-containing protein has translation MIDLATWDKVRAVLAEKSPRVRAGASRAATPAPLKGLIHCGHCGRAMAPTYTRKQGRLYRYYTCMKAIRSGHGECPVRSVAAGEIEAAVIGQVRALLKAPEIQARVERLAADIPPADVRSALAEFDRLWDELFPAEQARILELLVEKVAVHPGDVELKLRIDGLASVVADMNSQRKRKAA, from the coding sequence ATCATCGATTTGGCGACATGGGACAAGGTTCGCGCCGTGCTGGCCGAAAAATCGCCCCGGGTGCGGGCAGGCGCTTCCCGAGCGGCAACGCCAGCGCCCCTCAAGGGCCTGATCCATTGCGGCCATTGCGGAAGGGCCATGGCCCCCACCTATACCCGCAAGCAGGGGCGTCTTTACCGGTATTATACATGCATGAAGGCGATCAGGTCCGGGCACGGCGAATGCCCGGTGCGCTCGGTGGCGGCAGGCGAGATCGAGGCCGCTGTCATCGGTCAGGTTCGCGCCTTGCTAAAGGCCCCTGAAATCCAGGCTCGGGTCGAACGGCTGGCCGCAGACATTCCGCCCGCCGACGTGCGCAGCGCTTTGGCGGAATTTGACCGCCTGTGGGATGAACTATTCCCCGCCGAGCAGGCCCGCATACTGGAACTGCTGGTCGAGAAGGTGGCCGTCCATCCCGGCGACGTCGAGTTGAAGCTTAGGATCGATGGGCTGGCCAGCGTGGTTGCCGATATGAACTCGCAGCGCAAAAGGAAGGCCGCATGA
- a CDS encoding (2Fe-2S) ferredoxin domain-containing protein: MNSNVSNKLAEHFRAHLFMCTNRRPDGHPTSSCAERGAQDMAEAARKIFKEMNLEKTRFNYAGCLGRCGQGPVLVIYPEGVWYSVKTSADIEEILSLHLREGKLVERLLTSVEAPQV; the protein is encoded by the coding sequence ATGAACAGCAACGTCTCGAACAAGCTTGCGGAACACTTCCGGGCGCACCTCTTCATGTGTACCAACCGGCGGCCAGATGGGCATCCGACAAGTTCGTGCGCTGAAAGGGGTGCGCAGGACATGGCGGAGGCCGCCCGCAAGATTTTCAAGGAGATGAATCTCGAAAAGACCCGATTCAACTACGCGGGGTGTCTTGGCCGGTGCGGCCAGGGGCCGGTGCTGGTGATCTATCCTGAAGGCGTCTGGTATTCAGTGAAAACGAGCGCCGACATCGAAGAGATCCTGTCCTTGCATTTGCGTGAAGGCAAACTTGTTGAGCGGCTGCTGACGTCGGTGGAAGCTCCGCAGGTCTAG